From Mya arenaria isolate MELC-2E11 chromosome 1, ASM2691426v1, a single genomic window includes:
- the LOC128216635 gene encoding uncharacterized protein LOC128216635: MCDDFDDSGDESIVNALFWTKTTNSVKNDGYRNGLEAGQEGSLQAGFNFGFSLGATQLFKLAQLRGKISGKLAYSVMKPGYISTEQKEQLEALLGDVVQQEMDQMEFSKDRLIPELLEQAVCLNSLAECRDASTLLNKSEQESKTQDILDGTEVDSKTKNILGGMELESKSKNILDGTELESMIEDVLDHKELLSSESKGCGDNEDMGSPSGCRCQSSGGKNKPSCQDGLTKCDKDDNCCQKITKDVVDILNFSEKGNVDTKISGDTSSSTHGVEDKLKEMQDCFDKIMS, encoded by the exons ATGTGTGATGATTTTGATGATTCCGGTGATGAAAGTATCGTGAATGCGCTGTTTTGGACAAAAACTACGAATTCAGTTAAAAAT GATGGTTATAGAAATGGCCTGGAAGCTGGCCAAGAGGGGAGTCTACAGGCAGGCTTCAATTTTGGATTCTCGCTCGGAGCTACACAATTGTTCAAGTTGGCCCAACTCAGGGGCAAAATTAG TGGCAAGCTGGCATATAGTGTTATGAAGCCTGGCTACATCTCTACAGAGCAAAAGGAACAGTTGGAGGCCCTCCTTGGTGATGTTGTTCAGCAGGAAATGGACCAGATGGAGTTTTCAAAGGACAGATTGATACCAGAGCTATTGGAACAGGCTGTTTGCCTGAACTCATTGGCAGAATGCAGAGATGCAAGTACATTACTTAACAAATCAGAACAAGAGTCAAAGACTCAGGATATTTTAGATGGAACAGAAGTAGATTCAAAGACTAAGAATATTTTAGGTGGAATGGAACTAGAGTCAAAGTCAAAGAATATTTTAGATGGAACGGAACTAGAGTCAATGATAGAAGATGTTTTAGACCATAAGGAATTATTATCTTCTGAAAGTAAAGGTTGTGGGGACAATGAAGACATGGGATCACCTAGCGGATGTCGTTGTCAGAGTTCTGGTGGAAAAAATAAACCCTCTTGTCAAGATGGTCTAACAAAATGTGATAAAGATGACAACTGTTGTCAGAAAATCACAAAAGATGTTGTAGACATTTTGAACTTTTCTGAGAAGGGAAATGTGGACACAAAAATTAGTGGAGACACAAGCAGTTCCACACATGGTGTTGAGGATAAATTGAAGGAAATGCAagactgttttgataaaattatgtcTTAG
- the LOC128216548 gene encoding RNA-binding protein 45-like, whose product MSFRDYPENTRLFILTGKGVTEDTLREKFEQYGKIEDLWIVKDKRTHEDKGVVYITFSKCSEAALAMEEMNGKILEGNPRPLKVIMASTKRDGSVRDNREEEKTTRLFVIIPKSFQEDDLTKAFTEFGDVHSVNVLRDRDSGSPKGFGFVRFHRPYHAALALENCDKSFKPKFAEPKKVQETPDRYDRDSYSRRDDRSDRSDRSDRYNDRYDDRYERRGPPGGYPYDRDDRDRGLKRSRDDYHDRDQRDRGRGREDFIGMDGRSRYSASSSQLDQDHRGGSVSGGSMDLLPDFPHANCQRLHVTTTMGLTQPYLHKLFNIVPGLEYCDLNEQTGVAYVRYETPQQAAYAREKLDQFEYPIGSRLSVRFADNMGRQSSMDNYMASPGSYRGGGGRMDLMGDNSVQQVHQAARVLEQAGINPDLVLQPNVLGQGSVGGHALSANNITSPRDDINERVTYCNAKLPLVKSLLPEDTPTDQRLFIVCQPAAVPERILRDAFSRFGNLIEVYLLNGRNFGYAKYANKDSAMAAIRTLHGQTVAGQRLKVLEAEPMKKDEDEAHKRQRTEVPM is encoded by the exons ATGTCGTTCCGAGATTATCCAGAAAATACCCGATTGTTCATTCTTACAGGGAAAGGTGTAACAGAGGACACTCTAAGAGAAAAATTTGAACAGTATGGAAAGATTGAGGACTTGTGGATCGTGAAGGACAAACGCACACATGAAGATAAAG GTGTTGTGTACatcacattttcaaaatgttcagaGGCTGCCCTGGCTATGGAAGAGATGAACGGGAAGATTTTAGAAGGCAACCCTCGGCCCCTCAAG GTAATAATGGCGAGCACAAAGCGTGATGGGTCGGTACGAGATAACAGAGAAGAAGAGAAGACAACGCGCCTATTTGTTATCATCCCAAAATCATTCCAGGAAGATGATCTCACCAAGGCTTTCACA GAGTTTGGGGATGTACACTCTGTGAATGTACTGCGAGACCGGGACTCCGGCTCACCAAAGGGGTTTGGTTTTGTGAGGTTTCATCGACCCTACCACGCTGCTCTTGCTCTGGAAAACTGTGACAAAT CCTTCAAGCCAAAGTTTGCTGAACCAAAAAAGGTCCAGGAGACTCCAGACCGTTATGACCGTGATTCATATAGCCGCAGAGATGATCGGTCTGATAGATCTGATCGGTCTGACCGGTACAACGATCGCTATGATGACCGATATGAACGGAGGGGGCCACCAGGGGGATATCCATATGACAGAGATGATAGGGACAGGG GTTTGAAGCGCAGTCGGGATGACTATCATGACCGTGACCAGAGAGACCGTGGACGGGGCCGTGAGGATTTCATCGGGATGGACGGGCGATCCAGATACAGCGCTTCCAGCTCTCAACTTGACCAGG ACCATCGCGGTGGCAGTGTTAGCGGAGGTTCTATGGACCTGCTTCCAGACTTCCCCCACGCAAACTGTCAGCGTCTACATGTGACCACCACTATGGGCCTCACCCAACCGTACCTACATAAGCTGTTCAACATTGTGCCGGGCCTCGAATATTGTGACCTCAATGAACAGACAG GTGTAGCCTATGTGCGTTACGAGACACCTCAGCAAGCTGCGTATGCCCGGGAGAAGCTAGATCAGTTTGAATACCCGATTGGGAGTCGCCTGTCTGTGAGGTTTGCAGACAACATGGGAAGACAGTCCAGCATGGATAACTATATGGCCTC GCCAGGTAGTTACAGGGGAGGTGGAGGCAGGATGGATCTGATGGGAGATAACTCTGTACAACAGGTCCATCAG GCTGCCCGTGTCTTGGAACAGGCTGGTATCAACCCGGACCTAGTCCTACAGCCTAACGTACTTGGGCAAGGGTCAGTGGGGGGTCATGCCTTGTCCGCAAACAACATCACCTCTCCACGGGACGATATAAATGAGCGAGTCACTTATTGCAATGCCAAGCTGCCCTTGGTTAAGTCGTTACTCCCAGAGGATACCCCGACGGATCAGAGGCTGTTTATTGTGTGCCAACCGGCAGCTGTTCCAGAGAGAATACTTAGGGATGCCTTCAGCAGATTTGGGAACCTGATTGAGGTGTACCTTCTTAATG GGCGTAACTTTGGCTATGCGAAGTATGCCAACAAGGATTCTGCAATGGCGGCCATACGAACTCTGCATGGACAGACTGTAGCTGGACAAAGACTTAAG GTTCTGGAGGCGGAGCCAATGAAGAAAGATGAGGATGAGGCCCACAAACGTCAGAGAACTGAGGTCCCCATGTAA
- the LOC128216800 gene encoding kielin/chordin-like protein codes for MIGLLCVSLCLMCAVVSVWSSPAVRGMSEDKKCEYQDQVFSIGEQITSDSCDRCFCTQFGVMCELIACPEVNCHDAVMGQCCMECPNGSNCLHSGPHGTVTVPREDGCLYTPGLVCFCLHQRRGNGNVSVRVECYPALPGDDKPGVTGSNNGYSRPVCQNATLV; via the exons ATGATTGGATTACTTTGTGTCAGCCTGTGTCTGATGTGTGCAGTGGTCAGTGTGTGGTCATCCCCAGCTGTACGAGGG ATGTCAGAAGACAAAAAGTGTGAATACCAGGACCAGGTGTTCAGCATTGGTGAGCAGATAACGAGTGACTCGTGTGACCGCTGCTTCTGTACGCAGTTTGGGGTCATGTGTGAGCTGATTGCCTGTCCTGAGGTTAACTGTCACGACGCGGTCATGGGGCAGTGCTGTATGGAATGTCCCAATG GTTCCAACTGTCTTCACTCTGGTCCCCATGGTACTGTGACTGTCCCACGGGAGGATGGTTGTCTGTACACGCCTGGGCTTGTGTGTTTCTGTTTACACCAGCGGAGGGGAAATGGGAATGTGAGTGTACGTGTTGAGTGCTACCCGGCACTGCCAGGAGATGATAAGCCTGGGGTCACAGGCTCTAATAATGGCTACTCACGTCCTGTTTGTCAGAATGCCACTCTTGTTTGA